In Blastopirellula sediminis, the following proteins share a genomic window:
- a CDS encoding AAA family ATPase, with protein MIRTQPITANTPPQNNGHHNSDASSVARLPEQSNSNPWESAARQEAEIVALAHILRCPALQDRLFGEDFDTWHRCFGHAGQQLIDALNKLHRAGRRIPETPDGLATIVTRVVESEQFTEMPGLESRVREFVSPMFADGMIVTDDPAAASEVVGQYLTTYGVATEIASASGMMCDLLRAVRATEKIHAIKVLADDLRMRGGDRCRLRAFSMEELDQVAEPPQWLVRGVMVAGETLFLSGPMKALKSGIAVDLAVGLATPRNGTIEPRFLNTFPCEPVDHVLLFSAESGMWVTRNRIHEIADSRPATLACGLRTRRPEGWRAAHQLNLHTIFEAPKLASKQDQQRVKKLIRDFSSQVVIFDPFYLIALSGTNTEAGNVFQMGERISELEDLCKSEGATPVFVHHFTKTVKTGAVPALKDMSFAGSAERAAQWLLINHRVPFDSSAGHCRLWMAFGGRAGQSGLYGLDIHEGQLDQNFRGREWNVQVLTREEIHETETRGSLQGPRAQQERNREQAILTHLVGLSEGEGTTLTALHQAVGARSDACRRSLRELETRRLVERTTVTRNGRKYDAWQVTLGGRQSQSGEFTSENGVATP; from the coding sequence ATGATACGCACTCAACCTATTACGGCCAATACGCCGCCTCAAAACAACGGCCATCACAATTCTGATGCCAGCTCTGTTGCCCGGTTGCCGGAACAGTCGAACTCAAACCCCTGGGAATCCGCTGCCCGGCAAGAAGCCGAAATCGTGGCCCTCGCCCACATCCTACGGTGCCCTGCTTTACAAGACCGGCTGTTCGGCGAGGATTTCGATACGTGGCACCGTTGCTTTGGGCATGCAGGCCAGCAACTAATCGACGCCCTCAACAAGTTGCACAGGGCAGGTCGAAGAATCCCCGAGACGCCCGATGGGCTAGCCACCATCGTCACCAGAGTGGTGGAGAGCGAACAGTTCACAGAAATGCCGGGGTTGGAGAGTCGAGTTCGCGAGTTCGTATCACCGATGTTTGCCGATGGGATGATCGTCACTGACGACCCGGCAGCTGCCAGCGAGGTTGTCGGCCAGTACCTCACAACGTACGGTGTCGCCACAGAAATAGCTTCGGCTTCCGGCATGATGTGCGACCTGCTAAGGGCTGTGAGGGCCACCGAAAAGATCCACGCGATAAAGGTACTTGCAGATGATCTGCGGATGCGGGGCGGCGATCGTTGTCGTCTCAGGGCGTTCTCGATGGAGGAACTTGACCAAGTGGCCGAGCCGCCACAGTGGCTTGTTCGCGGTGTGATGGTCGCAGGCGAAACCTTGTTTCTCTCGGGACCGATGAAAGCGCTCAAGTCGGGCATTGCGGTTGATCTAGCGGTGGGTTTGGCGACGCCCAGGAACGGCACCATCGAGCCAAGATTTCTAAACACGTTTCCATGTGAACCGGTGGATCACGTCCTGTTGTTCAGCGCGGAGTCAGGAATGTGGGTGACCAGAAATCGAATCCACGAAATCGCTGACAGTCGGCCAGCTACGTTGGCGTGTGGCCTACGTACTCGTCGGCCAGAGGGTTGGAGAGCCGCCCATCAACTCAATCTCCATACGATTTTTGAGGCCCCAAAACTAGCGTCAAAACAAGACCAGCAACGCGTTAAAAAACTGATTCGCGATTTCAGTTCGCAAGTGGTGATCTTTGACCCCTTTTACCTGATTGCCCTATCCGGGACGAATACCGAGGCCGGCAATGTGTTTCAGATGGGTGAACGGATCAGTGAACTGGAAGACCTGTGCAAATCTGAAGGAGCTACGCCGGTGTTCGTGCATCACTTCACGAAGACCGTCAAAACTGGGGCCGTGCCAGCCCTTAAGGACATGTCGTTCGCCGGATCGGCCGAGCGGGCGGCCCAGTGGCTGCTGATCAATCACCGTGTCCCTTTTGACTCCTCGGCCGGTCATTGTCGCTTGTGGATGGCCTTTGGTGGCCGCGCCGGGCAAAGTGGTCTGTACGGACTCGACATCCACGAAGGCCAACTCGACCAAAACTTCCGTGGCCGCGAGTGGAATGTGCAGGTGCTAACTCGCGAGGAGATCCACGAGACAGAGACCAGAGGCTCGCTGCAGGGCCCCCGCGCCCAACAGGAGCGGAACCGTGAGCAGGCGATCCTCACCCATCTCGTAGGGCTGTCTGAGGGCGAAGGGACAACACTCACGGCGCTTCATCAAGCTGTCGGGGCTCGTAGCGATGCTTGCCGACGAAGTCTTCGGGAACTGGAAACCCGCCGCTTGGTGGAACGAACCACAGTGACTCGCAACGGAAGGAAGTACGATGCATGGCAGGTGACGTTGGGTGGCCGGCAAAGTCAATCAGGCGAATTCACCTCGGAGAACGGAGTCGCCACACCGTGA
- a CDS encoding DUF1580 domain-containing protein, with amino-acid sequence MTDPNLNDDLLAHGDLRPVAAIAQQITGKRPSGPTTWRWIKKGVDRGIKLLAVPCNGRWNTTEAAFRDFLARRADSLRQSATPTPEVDDETLRVAGLL; translated from the coding sequence ATGACCGATCCCAACCTGAACGACGATCTGCTGGCACACGGCGACCTCCGCCCCGTCGCCGCTATCGCCCAACAAATCACAGGCAAACGCCCTTCTGGTCCAACCACCTGGCGATGGATCAAAAAGGGGGTTGATCGCGGCATCAAGCTACTTGCTGTTCCCTGCAATGGCAGATGGAACACGACTGAGGCTGCCTTTCGAGATTTTCTCGCGCGCCGCGCCGATTCGCTGCGGCAGTCAGCTACGCCCACCCCCGAAGTCGATGACGAGACACTCCGAGTGGCTGGGTTACTGTGA